One region of Candidatus Methylomirabilota bacterium genomic DNA includes:
- a CDS encoding intradiol ring-cleavage dioxygenase → MHDDDRPVGRLLTRREALALLGAGGVAALAAGPWRPASAAAPATCIARPALTEGPYFVDAKLNRSDIRSDPGDGTARPGAPLRLTLRVSRLAAGACAPLPGAMVDLWHCDAAGVYSDVVDPGGSTVGKKFLRGYQLTDGEGLARFTTIYPGWYPGRAVHIHFKVRAAASGGRVHDFTSQVFFDDALSDRVFAQAPYAARGQRRVVNARDGIFRQAGAQLMLAVTPAAPGYAASFDLALETA, encoded by the coding sequence ATGCACGACGACGACCGTCCGGTCGGCCGGCTGCTGACGCGCCGCGAGGCGCTGGCCCTCCTCGGCGCCGGGGGCGTGGCCGCCCTGGCCGCCGGGCCCTGGCGGCCCGCGTCGGCCGCCGCGCCGGCGACCTGCATCGCGCGCCCGGCGCTGACCGAGGGGCCGTACTTCGTGGACGCCAAGCTCAACCGCTCGGACATTCGCTCCGATCCCGGCGACGGCACCGCCCGACCGGGCGCTCCGCTCCGGCTGACGCTGCGGGTGTCGCGGCTGGCCGCGGGCGCGTGCGCGCCGCTGCCCGGGGCGATGGTGGATCTCTGGCACTGCGATGCGGCCGGCGTGTATTCCGACGTCGTCGATCCCGGGGGCAGCACCGTGGGCAAGAAGTTCCTGCGTGGATACCAGCTGACCGACGGCGAAGGGCTCGCACGGTTCACCACCATCTATCCCGGCTGGTATCCGGGCCGCGCCGTGCACATCCACTTCAAGGTCCGAGCGGCGGCGTCCGGCGGCCGCGTGCACGACTTCACCTCGCAGGTCTTCTTCGACGACGCGCTCAGCGACCGGGTGTTCGCGCAGGCGCCGTACGCGGCGCGCGGCCAGCGCCGCGTGGTCAACGCCCGCGACGGCATCTTTCGGCAGGCGGGCGCCCAGCTCATGCTGGCGGTGACGCCCGCCGCGCCGGGCTACGCGGCGTCGTTCGATCTCGCGCTCGAGACGGCCTAG